One part of the Caproiciproducens sp. CPB-2 genome encodes these proteins:
- a CDS encoding sugar transferase, with translation MKTAKKYSKIIAHLSTLISLFVLSGMFAYLWYSYYIDNMLFDTFKNKGNILVVIIYAVLLYTFSHIYGAYKIGYLRITEIIYSQFLSIFITNVISYCQVMLICRHLMGPLPMIILTGADFIVASLWAWWMNKLYFKIHSPRDILIVYGKSGKATLDTFIHKLNSRPEKFHVSESVSLETGLENVLNRVDHFRSIVIYDVKTETRNKILKFCFEQSKRVYVTPKISDIIMRGADTIELFDTPLLLCKNDGISYEQRFIKRSIDIVISGVMLLLLSPIMLITAIVIKLYDGGPVFFRQDRCTIRGKVFSICKFRSMIVDAEKDGVARLSSKDDRRITPIGKVIRKTRIDELPQLINILMGEMSIVGPRPERPEIVKQYKKDMPEFDYRLRVKGGLTGYAQIAGKYNTNPYDKLKLDLIYIENYSLLLDLKLVFKTVKIMFMKESTEGIENGAQTAANFKHERIEHKAGTV, from the coding sequence ATGAAGACAGCGAAAAAATACAGTAAGATAATAGCACATCTATCTACGTTAATTTCCTTGTTTGTTCTATCCGGTATGTTTGCTTATTTATGGTATAGTTATTATATTGACAATATGTTGTTTGATACGTTTAAGAACAAGGGAAATATCTTGGTTGTAATTATATATGCAGTTCTGTTATACACGTTCTCTCATATTTATGGTGCATATAAAATAGGCTATTTGCGCATTACAGAAATTATCTATTCCCAATTTTTATCTATATTTATTACAAATGTAATTAGTTATTGCCAGGTAATGCTGATATGCCGTCATTTGATGGGACCATTGCCTATGATTATTCTAACCGGTGCTGATTTTATTGTTGCATCGTTATGGGCTTGGTGGATGAACAAACTTTATTTTAAAATACATTCTCCTCGTGATATTCTGATTGTTTATGGAAAAAGCGGAAAGGCCACTTTGGATACCTTTATTCACAAGTTGAATTCCAGACCGGAAAAATTTCATGTGAGTGAAAGTGTCAGTTTGGAGACAGGATTAGAAAATGTACTGAATAGAGTTGACCATTTTAGATCGATTGTTATTTATGATGTGAAAACCGAAACTCGCAATAAGATCTTAAAATTTTGTTTTGAGCAATCCAAACGGGTCTATGTTACTCCTAAAATATCTGATATTATTATGCGTGGGGCGGATACAATTGAGTTATTTGACACTCCTCTTTTGCTATGTAAAAATGATGGAATTTCCTATGAACAAAGATTTATCAAACGGTCGATAGACATTGTTATATCAGGAGTAATGCTTTTACTTCTATCTCCAATTATGTTAATTACTGCAATCGTAATAAAGCTGTATGATGGAGGGCCGGTGTTTTTTCGCCAAGATCGCTGTACAATCAGAGGAAAGGTATTTTCCATCTGCAAATTTCGAAGTATGATTGTTGATGCAGAGAAAGATGGAGTGGCCCGACTTTCCAGCAAAGATGATAGAAGAATTACTCCCATAGGTAAAGTAATCAGAAAAACCAGAATTGACGAATTGCCTCAACTAATTAACATTTTGATGGGAGAAATGTCAATTGTAGGTCCGCGTCCGGAAAGGCCAGAAATTGTTAAGCAGTATAAAAAGGATATGCCGGAATTTGATTATCGGCTTCGTGTAAAAGGCGGGCTAACTGGATATGCTCAGATAGCTGGAAAATATAATACCAATCCATATGATAAGTTAAAACTGGATTTAATTTATATTGAAAACTATTCGCTTTTACTGGATTTAAAATTAGTCTTTAAAACGGTAAAAATTATGTTCATGAAGGAAAGTACGGAAGGAATTGAAAATGGAGCCCAGACCGCCGCTAATTTTAAACATGAAAGAATAGAGCATAAAGCTGGAACAGTTTAA
- a CDS encoding AbrB/MazE/SpoVT family DNA-binding domain-containing protein has protein sequence MRATGIVRKIDNTGRIVVPKELREINGIEDGDPIEFYTDDEENIILHKYVPYEDWTKEELREALFAAAKDAGRNPEEYLDKVRKKPKPK, from the coding sequence ATGAGGGCAACAGGAATTGTCCGCAAAATTGATAACACGGGGCGTATTGTCGTTCCAAAAGAGCTTCGCGAAATCAACGGAATCGAGGACGGAGATCCGATCGAGTTTTATACGGATGACGAAGAAAATATTATCCTGCACAAATACGTGCCATATGAGGATTGGACGAAAGAAGAGCTGCGCGAAGCGCTGTTCGCGGCGGCGAAGGATGCCGGAAGAAACCCGGAGGAATATCTCGACAAAGTGAGAAAGAAACCAAAACCGAAATGA
- a CDS encoding glycosyltransferase family 4 protein, translated as MKKVLFVSHLANFSKFNIPFMKWFQEQGWEVHYASLDEEPIRECDRHFKVCFNRSPYSIDNIKAYHQLKYIINTEHYDIIHCHTPMGGVVTRLSAKCTRKNGTKVIYTAHGFHFYKGAPKLNWILYYTMEKYLAKFTDCLITINNEDYQTAISRKFKAEYIEKINGVGVDLKRFQPVSTEEKMALRSEYGFSADDYILIYVAEFIKRKDHKFIINALPNIAKQIPNLKLIFAGCGETLNECVDFSKKMNLENKINFVGYRKDVNKLYQLADCLITSSKQEGLPINIIEGMASGLPIICANIRGQSDIVKNQRNGFLYSLNNAEEFVNRVLKIHNDVQLSAQIKSNNLEDVKKCSLDKAVAAMAKIYCRFM; from the coding sequence ATGAAAAAAGTTCTCTTTGTTTCTCACCTTGCAAATTTCTCAAAATTTAATATCCCGTTTATGAAATGGTTTCAGGAACAGGGGTGGGAGGTGCACTATGCTTCTCTTGATGAAGAGCCAATTCGGGAATGTGATAGGCATTTTAAGGTGTGCTTCAATCGCTCCCCTTATTCGATAGATAATATAAAAGCCTATCATCAACTTAAATATATCATTAACACTGAACACTATGATATCATTCATTGTCATACCCCGATGGGTGGGGTTGTAACCAGGCTATCTGCAAAATGCACCCGAAAAAATGGGACAAAGGTTATTTATACGGCTCATGGGTTTCATTTTTATAAGGGGGCGCCAAAGCTAAATTGGATCTTGTATTACACTATGGAAAAGTATTTAGCTAAGTTTACGGACTGTTTAATTACCATAAATAATGAGGACTATCAAACTGCAATAAGTAGAAAATTTAAAGCAGAATATATAGAAAAAATTAATGGAGTGGGAGTCGATTTAAAACGCTTTCAACCTGTTAGTACAGAAGAGAAAATGGCATTACGTAGCGAATATGGATTTTCTGCTGATGACTACATATTAATTTATGTGGCGGAATTTATAAAAAGGAAAGATCACAAATTTATTATAAATGCATTGCCTAATATAGCTAAGCAGATACCAAACCTTAAGCTCATTTTTGCTGGATGTGGGGAAACTTTGAATGAATGTGTTGATTTTTCAAAAAAAATGAATTTAGAAAACAAAATAAATTTTGTGGGATATCGTAAAGATGTGAATAAATTATATCAACTGGCAGACTGTTTAATAACGTCAAGTAAACAAGAGGGATTACCAATTAATATTATCGAGGGTATGGCGAGTGGTCTACCGATTATTTGTGCTAATATTCGGGGTCAAAGCGATATTGTAAAAAATCAAAGAAATGGATTTTTATATTCTCTTAATAACGCAGAGGAGTTTGTCAATCGTGTGTTGAAAATACATAATGATGTTCAACTATCTGCACAAATAAAAAGCAACAATTTGGAAGATGTAAAAAAGTGTTCGCTGGACAAAGCGGTTGCCGCGATGGCTAAGATATATTGTCGTTTTATGTAG
- a CDS encoding EpsG family protein, with translation MLVYNLLLLWIIISGIFLCEIHKDNHHIKLRITLFIVLSSIAMIILASLRGSTVGIDYPNYSGYFTEVYAGIHKQGATFLLSNANIYRPELGYSFLNYVVALFTNDVHIFMAVASIVVIGLTAVLVYKYSPIPWVSMFVFVSFGFFGNSLNFIRQCIAIAIFLFSIKYLKEKRFLPYIGIVVLAASFHKVMWIMIPLFFIARIKVNWKSLTVYGGLTALIMGLSWPLFNLITKYVYKYYATKEGLYYMMGRDWQTAAIPVITTVTLLIVKKFILQRDPKNVVLINFSIYSGLLYIMTCQHFLFQRFGMIFFTSAILIIPELLASVGVNNEQVDVLRDTESLKIYKNKDQKKKALQERRQIKSSQNMRKYIYYYAAAAVLFIGFLYNVWILMANRVNLIPYVTFFAKK, from the coding sequence GTGTTAGTATATAATCTATTACTTTTATGGATCATCATATCCGGTATATTTCTATGTGAAATACATAAGGACAATCATCATATCAAATTAAGAATAACCTTATTCATTGTACTATCTTCTATAGCGATGATTATTTTAGCATCTTTACGTGGAAGTACCGTTGGGATTGATTATCCAAACTATTCCGGTTATTTTACCGAGGTTTATGCTGGAATACATAAACAAGGAGCCACATTTTTGCTAAGCAATGCAAATATATATCGTCCTGAACTTGGGTATAGCTTTCTAAACTATGTAGTAGCTCTATTTACAAACGATGTGCATATTTTTATGGCTGTGGCGTCTATTGTAGTGATAGGATTAACCGCAGTCTTGGTATATAAATATTCTCCTATTCCATGGGTAAGCATGTTTGTATTTGTGAGCTTCGGTTTTTTCGGAAATTCATTAAATTTTATAAGGCAGTGTATCGCCATTGCAATTTTTCTATTTTCGATTAAGTACCTTAAAGAAAAGAGATTCTTACCGTATATTGGAATTGTTGTTTTAGCAGCATCCTTCCATAAGGTAATGTGGATTATGATACCTCTTTTCTTTATTGCGCGTATCAAAGTGAATTGGAAATCTCTCACAGTATATGGAGGGTTAACCGCTCTCATTATGGGCTTATCCTGGCCGTTATTTAACCTTATAACAAAATATGTTTACAAGTACTATGCCACAAAAGAGGGCCTGTATTATATGATGGGGCGCGATTGGCAGACTGCGGCAATACCGGTAATTACAACGGTAACTCTCCTGATCGTCAAAAAATTCATTCTGCAGCGTGATCCTAAGAATGTGGTATTAATTAATTTCTCAATTTATTCCGGGCTCCTTTATATCATGACCTGTCAGCACTTCCTCTTCCAGCGATTTGGAATGATTTTCTTCACCTCTGCTATCCTGATTATCCCAGAATTGCTTGCCAGCGTAGGTGTAAACAACGAGCAAGTAGATGTATTGAGAGACACAGAAAGCCTCAAAATCTATAAGAACAAGGACCAAAAGAAAAAGGCGCTTCAGGAACGCCGTCAAATTAAAAGCAGCCAAAATATGCGCAAGTATATCTACTATTACGCAGCTGCTGCCGTTCTGTTTATTGGATTCCTTTATAACGTTTGGATATTAATGGCGAATAGAGTCAATCTGATTCCGTATGTTACATTTTTTGCAAAAAAATAG
- the ligD gene encoding DNA ligase D → MVTKLEEYNRKRNFEKTEEPEGESENPEERLKFVVQHHIARRDHFDFRLEWDGVLLSWAVPKGPSYDTHDKRLAVQVEDHPLEYRNFEGLIPKGEYGGGVVMLWDEGFWEPQTDAAEGLRTGSLKFILKGKRLKGKWALIRMKAKADETRSNWLLLKEKDDYSKTGDEISGFTTSIRTGRTIEEIEKGEGEKFTHNPFEKADVQLARLVSTVPKGEDWLYEVKYDGYRILAFVEGNSVRLQTRGGSDYTDRFPEVANSLIDLAAGGAMVLDGEMVVTDAHGRTDFQALQNYMKDPKGKNCTYIVFDLLALDGADLRGQRLIDRKEALGTLMKSSPKNLYYCRHIKGNGKESFAAASQANLEGIVGKKADSVYSGTRNGDWIKLKCDKRQEFVIGGYTLSDKKTSGVSSLLLGVYEGKELVYAGRAGTGLSARSAAELENRFKALKREAAPFSRAPQARTHEKITWLAPLLVAEIKFAQWTEENLLRQASFKGLRTDKDPKDIKKEEADDEAQPRASAENVEKPMKAAGDDLIIEGVKITHPDKIMFHDPEITKADVIRYYEKAAARMLPYVSRRILSIVRCPKGISQSCFFKKHPGSDSKGVVSVSIPTNDGETEDYFYIENVSGLISEAQMGTLEFHTWGSSVDKLENPDVMVFDLDPDEGMDLGTVRRGVKDIKSILAELSLKSYLKTSGGKGYHVVVPFKPVASWDVFHDFAKRVAEVMEQKWPDRYTSNVRKEKRKNKIFIDWIRNGRGATSVSPYSVRARKGAKVSMPIAWDELETVAPDGITMEDALQRIGGNDPWKDFFQNNQVLK, encoded by the coding sequence ATGGTTACAAAACTGGAAGAATACAATCGGAAAAGAAATTTTGAAAAAACCGAAGAGCCGGAGGGTGAATCGGAAAATCCCGAAGAACGCCTGAAATTTGTTGTTCAGCATCATATTGCCCGCCGGGATCATTTCGACTTCCGCCTCGAATGGGACGGAGTACTTTTAAGCTGGGCGGTACCCAAAGGACCTTCCTATGATACCCATGACAAGAGGCTTGCCGTACAGGTGGAAGATCATCCACTGGAATACAGAAACTTTGAAGGGCTAATTCCCAAGGGCGAATACGGCGGCGGAGTCGTAATGCTCTGGGATGAAGGTTTCTGGGAACCCCAGACGGATGCAGCGGAAGGACTCCGTACGGGTTCGCTTAAGTTTATCCTGAAAGGCAAAAGACTGAAGGGCAAATGGGCTTTGATCCGAATGAAAGCAAAAGCGGACGAGACCCGAAGCAACTGGCTTTTGCTCAAAGAAAAAGATGATTACAGCAAAACCGGCGATGAAATTTCCGGGTTTACCACAAGTATCCGGACCGGACGCACCATAGAGGAAATTGAAAAAGGCGAGGGCGAAAAGTTCACCCATAATCCTTTTGAAAAGGCGGATGTACAGCTTGCCAGACTTGTCAGCACGGTTCCCAAAGGCGAGGATTGGCTTTACGAGGTAAAGTACGACGGCTACAGGATTCTGGCGTTTGTGGAAGGGAACAGCGTTCGGCTGCAAACCCGCGGCGGCAGCGATTATACGGACCGGTTTCCGGAAGTTGCCAATTCCCTTATCGATCTGGCCGCCGGAGGGGCAATGGTTCTGGACGGTGAAATGGTGGTCACGGACGCCCACGGCAGGACGGATTTTCAGGCTCTGCAAAACTATATGAAAGATCCGAAAGGGAAAAACTGCACTTATATCGTCTTTGATCTTTTGGCTTTGGACGGAGCGGACCTAAGGGGACAGCGTCTGATTGACAGAAAAGAAGCGCTTGGAACGCTCATGAAGAGTTCACCGAAAAATCTCTATTATTGCCGGCATATCAAAGGCAATGGAAAAGAAAGCTTCGCGGCCGCCAGTCAGGCGAATCTGGAAGGGATTGTAGGCAAAAAGGCCGACTCCGTATACAGCGGGACCAGAAACGGTGACTGGATCAAGCTTAAATGTGATAAAAGACAGGAATTCGTCATTGGAGGATATACCCTGTCCGATAAAAAGACAAGCGGAGTGAGTTCGCTGCTCCTTGGCGTTTATGAAGGAAAAGAACTGGTCTATGCCGGGCGGGCCGGAACTGGTCTGAGCGCCCGCAGCGCGGCAGAGCTTGAGAATCGGTTTAAAGCTTTGAAAAGAGAAGCGGCTCCTTTCAGTCGGGCGCCGCAGGCGAGAACTCACGAAAAAATCACCTGGCTTGCCCCCCTGTTGGTTGCGGAAATCAAGTTTGCACAGTGGACCGAAGAAAATCTGTTACGGCAGGCAAGCTTCAAGGGCCTGCGGACCGATAAAGACCCGAAGGATATCAAAAAGGAGGAAGCGGATGATGAGGCACAGCCTCGGGCGTCCGCCGAAAATGTGGAGAAACCCATGAAAGCAGCTGGCGATGACCTTATCATAGAAGGCGTCAAGATTACCCACCCGGACAAGATCATGTTTCACGATCCTGAAATAACCAAGGCGGATGTGATCCGGTATTATGAAAAAGCAGCGGCGCGCATGCTGCCCTATGTATCCCGCAGAATTTTAAGCATCGTGCGCTGTCCCAAGGGAATATCGCAGAGCTGCTTTTTTAAAAAGCATCCCGGTTCGGACAGTAAAGGGGTCGTTTCAGTATCGATCCCCACCAACGATGGAGAAACGGAAGATTACTTCTATATTGAGAACGTATCCGGACTGATATCCGAAGCCCAGATGGGCACGCTGGAATTCCATACCTGGGGGAGCAGCGTAGACAAGCTTGAAAACCCCGACGTAATGGTATTCGATCTTGATCCGGACGAGGGAATGGACCTCGGCACGGTCCGACGGGGAGTAAAAGATATCAAAAGCATTCTTGCCGAGCTCTCGCTCAAGTCGTATCTGAAGACCAGCGGCGGCAAGGGGTACCATGTGGTCGTCCCTTTTAAACCCGTTGCTTCATGGGACGTGTTCCACGACTTTGCAAAACGCGTTGCCGAAGTGATGGAACAGAAGTGGCCCGACCGTTATACAAGCAATGTCCGGAAGGAAAAACGGAAAAACAAAATCTTTATCGATTGGATCCGAAACGGCAGAGGCGCTACCAGTGTTTCACCTTATTCCGTAAGAGCAAGAAAAGGGGCCAAAGTGTCCATGCCAATCGCCTGGGACGAACTGGAAACGGTTGCCCCCGACGGCATTACTATGGAGGATGCACTCCAGAGGATCGGCGGCAATGACCCGTGGAAAGATTTTTTTCAAAATAATCAGGTATTGAAATAA
- a CDS encoding EpsG family protein: MLIYFINLLSISFIGYGAYINKKGNLSKEKLAVFTWLQLCFLSAIRYNVGTDFITYNALFQDIRKAHSFPKALGISPMEWGYTALNRIIGYFTDNFVWVSAICSVLIITLIIWTCYKYSEHFSLSIYFYLTLGFLYFSYNGIRQAFALSIVFAALPFLYRREYLKYFLVVLFAALFHISILIFIPVSFIIHIKLNAKNFIISSIIIGILYILLDKLALIAIRFMPKYSIYLNTEFLQPNRNYKSILLYLLIFLSLYILKNKLLFINPINNILINFAFVALAMSIMQTKVDIFSRFVPSFAIYSILSIPQIIDCFEGNKQKRFALVTVLTIGFLFHFYQLYVGNGGVVPYQTVFGF, from the coding sequence TTGCTAATTTATTTTATAAATCTTTTATCTATTTCTTTCATTGGATATGGTGCATATATTAATAAAAAAGGAAACTTAAGTAAAGAAAAATTAGCAGTTTTTACATGGCTACAGTTATGTTTTCTTTCAGCTATTAGATATAATGTCGGAACTGACTTTATAACTTATAATGCACTATTTCAGGATATTCGAAAAGCTCACTCGTTTCCAAAAGCACTTGGGATAAGTCCAATGGAGTGGGGATACACAGCTTTAAATCGTATCATTGGCTATTTTACGGACAATTTTGTTTGGGTTTCTGCTATTTGTTCTGTGCTGATTATAACATTGATTATATGGACTTGCTACAAATATTCGGAGCATTTTAGTTTGAGCATATATTTTTATTTAACTCTTGGATTTTTGTATTTTTCATATAATGGAATACGGCAGGCATTTGCACTATCCATTGTATTTGCAGCTTTACCATTTTTATATCGGAGAGAATATTTAAAATATTTTTTAGTAGTATTATTTGCTGCTTTGTTCCATATCTCTATTTTGATTTTTATTCCTGTTTCTTTTATAATTCATATAAAGTTGAATGCAAAAAATTTTATTATATCAAGTATAATTATCGGGATATTGTATATTCTTTTGGATAAGTTAGCTCTTATTGCTATTAGATTTATGCCAAAATACTCTATATATCTGAATACAGAATTTCTACAGCCGAATAGAAATTATAAGAGCATTCTATTATATTTATTAATTTTTCTAAGTTTATATATTTTAAAAAATAAATTGCTTTTCATTAATCCAATAAATAATATTTTAATAAATTTCGCTTTTGTTGCTTTGGCCATGTCCATCATGCAAACAAAAGTAGATATTTTTTCACGTTTTGTGCCTTCTTTTGCCATTTATTCTATTTTGTCTATTCCTCAAATAATTGATTGTTTTGAAGGTAACAAACAAAAGAGATTTGCCTTGGTTACTGTTCTAACCATCGGCTTTCTTTTTCATTTTTATCAGCTGTATGTCGGGAATGGTGGAGTAGTACCCTATCAAACGGTATTTGGATTTTAA
- a CDS encoding zinc-ribbon domain containing protein → MYEDKTLICKDCGAEFEFTASEQEFYVSKGFTNEPQRCKSCRDARKNTRGNSNSGEREMFEATCASCGKTCRVPFKPREDRPVYCSDCFANRR, encoded by the coding sequence ATGTACGAAGACAAAACTCTAATTTGCAAAGACTGTGGCGCCGAATTTGAATTTACTGCAAGCGAGCAAGAATTTTATGTTTCTAAGGGGTTTACCAATGAACCGCAAAGATGCAAATCCTGCCGTGATGCACGTAAAAACACAAGAGGAAATTCAAATAGCGGCGAACGCGAGATGTTTGAGGCTACCTGCGCATCTTGTGGTAAAACTTGCAGAGTCCCTTTTAAACCTCGTGAAGATCGTCCTGTATACTGCAGCGATTGCTTTGCAAACAGAAGATAA
- a CDS encoding glycosyltransferase family 2 protein — protein MSKVSVIMGIYNCETSLSKSIDSIFNQTYTDWEFIICDDGSTDNSYFIAKEYEQRFPDKFRVIKNYNNLGLAASLNNCIKVAQGKYIARMDGDDISMPTRLEKQVEFLTEHPDYDMVGCSIYIFDDNKLWGERTLKEYPTKEDFLWTSPFCHASILYNSDSLRKAGLYHCEKITLRCEDYDLFMRMYALGMKGYNMQQPLYKVYEGQDAYQRRKYRYRIDEMKVRYRGFKNLGLMPKGFLYVMKPLIVGLLPSSFLIKVRRTKKLEEQ, from the coding sequence ATGTCAAAAGTATCAGTTATCATGGGTATTTATAATTGTGAAACATCGCTTTCAAAAAGTATTGATTCTATTTTTAATCAGACATATACAGATTGGGAATTTATTATTTGTGACGATGGATCTACAGATAATTCATATTTCATAGCAAAAGAATACGAACAAAGATTTCCTGACAAATTTAGAGTTATTAAAAATTACAACAACCTCGGACTGGCTGCCTCTCTTAATAATTGTATCAAAGTCGCGCAAGGGAAATACATTGCCAGAATGGATGGTGATGATATTTCTATGCCTACAAGGCTTGAAAAGCAGGTTGAATTCTTAACAGAACATCCTGATTATGATATGGTCGGTTGCTCTATTTATATTTTTGATGATAATAAGCTATGGGGTGAACGAACTTTAAAAGAATATCCAACGAAAGAAGACTTTTTATGGACATCTCCTTTTTGTCATGCAAGTATACTATATAATTCAGATTCATTAAGAAAAGCGGGCTTATACCATTGTGAAAAAATAACTCTTCGTTGCGAAGATTATGATCTATTTATGAGAATGTATGCTTTAGGTATGAAAGGCTATAATATGCAACAACCACTCTATAAAGTCTATGAAGGACAAGATGCCTATCAAAGAAGAAAATACCGTTACAGAATAGATGAAATGAAGGTCAGATATCGTGGATTTAAAAATTTAGGACTAATGCCCAAAGGCTTTTTATATGTCATGAAGCCTCTGATTGTCGGCTTGCTTCCATCATCTTTTTTAATAAAGGTGCGACGAACAAAAAAGCTGGAGGAACAATAA